Genomic segment of Panicum virgatum strain AP13 chromosome 9N, P.virgatum_v5, whole genome shotgun sequence:
tacatggtgacacatcgtgggtagtatttttatataaacaataacattagtaatgatagaaattgtaatttagatttttatattcatactttaatattttgttataattatataatttaaattcaaatttaggagtaatttaacttctaataatgatataattggataatttatatgcaaatttaggggctatttgtattataatggcataggtgggtaatttacacgaagattaggggattactttagatttttttataatgacataagtGAGTACTTTAGTCTATCTTCATAATGGCAGAGGCGGGTAATTTATAAGGAAAGATAACATATTCGAtgactattataattagagttgttagattgacggcaagatgtttctgatttttgtgataatttataggatttctctattttttagagtgtccacttaGAATCATAGGTGGTTTCATGTGGAAACTTCAAAgcagcctccaattagtaatagtacaATAAGATAATAACTTTGTCAATCTTAAGATTTGTAAGACTAATCTTTCAAGGTTCTTCAAGGAGGGTGTGCATGCGCATTTATAGGGAGTTGGGCAGGATTCTTATTATGGTCCAATTACGGAATTCCTAACGATTACTTGAGTGATTATTATCATCCTGCTCGATCAATCGATTCCTGTACGTGCGCTTCTTTTTGTTTCTAGCGTCCTTTTATATTGTTTAGCCCGGCCCATCATCGAATATAGCACCTGGCCGGGCGCTTCTTCGTTTCTTTTGTTATTTCAAGAGGGTGTGACTTACATTGCATGCATGATCGCACGGTATTGTGTTGTGGATAGCAACAGACCAGGGTTAATAGCAACGGTATTGTATAGATCTATATATGCGATGTTATAGCACCGAAAATTCAtttataatggcatatgtgggtaatttagaaaCATGTCTAGAGAGTTATTTTAGTCTATCTTCATAATGACAGAGCTGGGTAATTTAGAAGAAAAGATAATAAATTCGatggctattataattagagttgttagattgatggctagatgtttctgatttttgtgagaatttatagaatttttctattttttttagagtgtccacctagaatcctaggtggcttcatgtggagacttcaaaggagcctccaattagtaatagtaagatactaAATTGAGGGGATGAAGTTTCAAGCATGCAATGTGCACACGCTTTCGTTCTTTCTATCATGCTATGAATAGAAGAAGAATTAACCACTTGGGATATTGGACTATCGACACAGCACTTGCACAGTTTCACTCATGCGTTATGTGGGCTGAATTCATCCAAGTTTATAGGCTGGGCCTTGCATATTACGTGTTGAAACTTCCAAGAGAAACAATGAGCGATTCTCTTCTATTTCGAGCATGCGTGTGCCGGCACACGCGTGAgcgggagaaaaaaaaatggttgTGCAAATTCAAACAAGAGCATCATGAGATAGCATAGACgtataaaatatttttgaataataGATGAGTTTTAGCAATGGCATCAACTGATTTTGAGTTTTATTTCAGAtggctgagatatatggaactTGTGGAAGAAGAGAAATAGAAGAGTTTTTCAAAGGAAAAGCGCCGAGCGATTTGTGTTGCAACTCATCAAGGAGGAAATGCATGTACGGTTTAGGGCTTGCAGAGCCCCCATCGTATCTTAATTTCTTATGTTAATCGTTCTACGAGTTTCATGTTTAAGATTCATTGATGTAATCAGTAATCACAACTATGTAAGACTTCGGAACTCACTTAAATTGACATAGCAGTGTTCCTGCcctaattttaaaaaaaaagatatatgaCACGTTATGATGGTAACAGCAGAGAATAAGACTGTCATATTTCATCGTAATTTTTTAAcagtttttcatttttttaaaactaGACGTATAACCcgtgcatttgcgcggctagttttgaaaattcaaaaatttgcatattATTGTATttttacttaaagattatactatttttttaccatacatcaccatgttcattatcgtaaattatgtcttattgttggttaaaataattcaaatatgatctacctataataacaatttgatttgttgagctttaataaaattatgcatataattatttttattttcattttattttgattgattgttgttagctttagtttttattaatagtacaTGTTCGTAATGAATATATagttaaatgatattttatatttgatttttcataatggcattggtgggtgatttttaattaggcacaggtgtattttaggctaatttttatcataatggcagtagtggataatttttatttttttttatttttctccgattaatgtgggaatttctaagccttgagagcgaacTTGGAGGCTCTGTTTGTTAGCCAaataactagcaaggtggccagcgcaaatagcgcgggtaCCTAGTTCTTGCTTTTAATATTTAGGATTTTTTATTTCAAAGTAATAGTTGCAAATAATTTGTTTAGATATATAATTATAAGTCCTTTGTACTAAAATTACAGACACAGGTGTGGTGTTTTTACATGACCTAAGAGAGAAATGAACCTTATATACAGAAATATGTTTTTTTGGGTATTTATTGAAAGTAAGGCTAAATATTTACTTTTTCCAGATTACATAATAcgactcagacactcacaaatGTATGCACACTCACCCTTATGTACGCACGAACGCAAACCCTATCCATATGAGCATCTTTAAAGACCAAGCTGGCGTAGTGAGCAAGGTAATGTGCAAGGCAAACAACCTAAATAGACTCTAGTGTTTAAAAATAATTcaaaaattttaatttgaagGTAAGACAGTCAACAAATTTTAACCATATTTAAGttttgattccaaaaattatataCACTTGGGGTGTTCCTCTAGGACAACGAAGGCTATAACTATAAATCTTTTTATCGTAGGAAGCACATACATGTGCTATAAGCATCATCTAAGATCACAGCTCGAGTATGTGAACCATCATTGCATCATGTGATCTGCATTGCAGCTACCCATATAATCCGCTATTACATTTTTAAGTTACACACCGGTACGTACAAAATGATGTGTTGTCTTTCCATCAGCGCTGGTAGCGTTTGATTAGTCTCGTATGCTATGGCAAAAATTGCTAGATGTAGTCTAGGTTTCTCTTAGGAATAATGGTGCTGATTCAATCCATCTAGTATAAAAGCCTGGTTTTTTCTCGGTTAGTTGGACTGTTTGCTAGTCAAATCCCGCAATTGCTTTCTGGCACCATGGTAATGCTATGTCTAATCGAATATGGATCGCTTGTTACACCATAACCATAAATTAACATCAAAGCATCATTCGACAAATTATAATGTCAAACCGTTTGTTGTAATTCAGGTTTGCTGGATTATGTCAAATATATAAATATGAGGTTATCGTGTGGTAACTTTTTGCTCAAGGCTGATCCATCTTAGCTCGGGTGCTTGGTCTTTTGTGCAAGTCGGCTGCAAAATTTGAGTTCAATTATTTGGCGTGGTTTGCTTTTGCAATCAAATGCATTTGCTTTTTCTCTGGCCTGACTCTCCTCTTTCCTTGCAACTTTCAATCCATATAGTGGATGCTTATAATGCatgtactttttttttgttgttttggtGCAACAACAAGATGAGGTGTCCGAATTAAACTATATAATACATCTGCTTGAATCTTGATCACAGGATTAAAAAGATTCTAAAAATAGATGGTCATATTTTTAATTAATGTGGGCAGGTTGATCAAGACAGCAATTAAGTTAGGAAGAGAAAGATTATttgttaaattttgaatttatatatatttattagatGTATCAGATATAGGTTAGTTGAGTAGACCCGACAAATTTTCATAAAAATCCAATAGTGTAACTCTTCGCTTTTTTTTAATTGACATGGTAATTTATAGACCGAGCTAATTTCTAGACCCACTCGGTGAACGTAGTGGCTTCTTAATCTTTTAATTTCAAATGTGTTAAgttctaattttttatttaatttagtTATCTACTAATCGTATTTGACATGGATTCTTTGATCATGTCTTatgtttttctaattttttaatTCTTAAATTAGCTATTTACTAATAATTGGATTAAAtcctaattttcttattttctaGTCCCAAGTTTATCTATCTAAAGGTTTGGTGGTGGAAGCTATGATGTGATgtcttcttattttttttaaaaaaatctggaCACAAAGGGTGCTCAAACTTTGTTGTATCCATAAACGGACATGCATGTATCTATGATGTGATGTTTCCTTAATGGAGTTCGAGTCTAATTGATGTGCTGAGTCTCTAATTGGAGTCCGAGTCTAATTGACGTGCTGAGTCAAATAGGAAATACAAACCTTTTATCCAATATTTATGTGATATGGATTCTTTAGAGTAatatagaccgttagatcttcataaaatctaacggtatatatccttctcttttttggattaacgtgagaatttctagaccctctcggcgaacgtggtggctatGTATTAAAATAATagataagataatagatatagGGGGTCTTTTGCAAAAAAGAAATACATATACCACGGGCACGGAGTCTAGAGGACAGCGGCTTGATCGTCGATGTCTAGATCTGTTGTTCAGTCGATCAAGGGATTTCTTTCACCGAAATTTTTTGCATACTTCGATTACTCAATAGCTCCTGAATTCGGACATCACGCCATCGCCTCAGTATAAACATAAAACCTTCTTTCACTCTATATATCCAGGTGGTCCATGCACAGGACTGCAAGAGAGGCAGTGTCAGGCCGACGAAAGCATCCTCTGGGCacgtagggatgcatcatgcaacgTCCGAAACAGTGCAGCGCAGACAGTGCAGTCTTCAGTTCCAGAAACCACAGCTGAAAACCGAGCCGAAACGGCCATAGAAGCGCATCATGAGACAATTCAGCTACATTTATTCTTCCCTTCTATGAGCGCACCGTCTCCCTAGTCTGATAGAGTCTCTGTCCACGACTGCATATTTATAATAGGGTTCACCAATTCACTACCTGTGGAGTCCATCCAACCATTGCCAGAGCCCAGAGGACCAGTATGCATGCACCAAGCTAAGGGTCCGTGAGACCCAACCAATAGGCTTAAAGGGAGGAAAAAAATGATATGCTTTTCTCACGAACACGAAATCATATGTTCAGAAAAGATGTTTATGTGGATATGTATAATTAGTCAGGGTCAAATTGATACTAATCATTCCAATCAATGTGGTTCTGGCTAATATATGATAGCTATGCATGATAGCACGTTGTCATGATGCTTTCTTTCCGTCATTTGGTTCATGGATACGTATAAAACTTATCCCTTCTCTTATCCAAAATATAAATCTTGTGTATCTCCATCAAAATTCCATAGCTTTGAGCATCTCAATAGCTAAACAACaatcatgtgtttttttttggtaaAATGTTAGGTTTATGTATTATAGACTCATCATGAATATACTTTCGTAATGTGCAGCCCATTTTACTTGAGATAGTACATTTTTGTAAAATTTATTTGTCAAAATGTCCCCTTGGAGATCATGTCAATGTTCTATATGACTTGTGTATTTTGGATTAGGTGGAGTAAGCAACACTAAGACTAAACAGCAAAATTATATACTTAGATATCTCCCTAATAAACACATGTTCTAAAATCTTAATTAGGCCCTAAATGGAATGAGACAATTTTCGCTAATTCATTTGGGAATTAATGGCGAAATTTCTATAAATCATGCATTATAGGCTCTTAGAGTCGTGCTATTTTACTTCAAGTTATGCCATTATTTttgggaacatatctagtgcaaatcaaggacctcgtgcaaacccgtgcaaacctactaaacaaagtttcaaaaaattctgaaaaaaatcatgaatgtgcttctcagattacatcatctatatataaaatttcatggtcaaattcgtcttactcaATTGAATTAAGAATGATGCACCTTGAAGTCATGTAATATCATATAAAACACATCCATTTTAGGTATTCCATACGAAAACAACTTATTCTTAATATTTAATCTGCACAAACACTTTATCTGTCCATCGAACTATTCTGGGATCAGGATATATAGAACCTTGAATTCACGGAAAAAAGAACTAACAGATTAAAGAGAAATCTCCGAAAAAATATGTAATTAAATTAATTTCCCATACGAACAATTTATTCAATTTCCTTAGGACATTAGCAAATTGTAAGAGCCAAACTTCATAAAACTTAACCAACAAATCCAACTATTGGCATTGTGAcattcactgatgaagtagctTCATATGATACGCTGACTAAAGGTGAATCTAATCTGGGGACCATGCCAAGTCAAACACTGCCCTACTGCAAATAAAGAGGGAATGAACTATACGTGTAAAGCTCTAACTCTGAAGATGAATGATGATCGCTATAACCGTACCTGGGAAAATAAGTATGCTAGCAAGTAGAGTACGTATCTATTGTGAAACATGCATTTACTATTTGTATGGGACCATAGAACCTGAAGCACTACAGTATAACAGCATATGTTTTATAGTATATGTTGTGACCAGCTAAAATCTAGTTGTGAAGTCTTGCTACGGAGTGTCCTCAGTTTTATGCATGCTTGCAAGCTAAGCAGCTTGTACTCCAGAAGTCCAGAGGCCGGACGATTTGCTGGTAAtaaacaaagagaaagaagaagaagaaaaatcctTGTATTGATTGCTGAGGATATCCCATGCAGAAACACACTACCGATTGAGATCAATACACACAGAGAAAGAAGACTATAAATAGATGAaaagaaactaaaaaaaaagtCGTACTTGGCGAACATGCAtaagtagctagctagctgcatgGTATAATGATCAACTATGAGAGATTGTGGTGTTTGTTTCTACTGTTGTTTCTCGTTTCGTTCTGCACATCTCATCGATCAAGTGGCAGATGTTAGCTTTTAGATGGACCTGTTCTCTAGGATCGCCGAGAGGCTCGTCGTCCGCTGCCGCTTGAGCCCTGCGGCGCCTGCGCCGCCTGACGGCGCCGCTCCCggctcctcggcggccgccgacgccgtgcGCTCCATGACGGCGCGTAGGGCCTCCTGGATGGACGCGACCGTGTGCTGCGGCGACATGGGCGCTGCTGCCTCCTCGTGCTGGTCGTCGCCCGCCGTCCCCTCGCAGCCGGCGGCGCTGTCGTCCCCGGTGATGAAGAGCACGTTCTTGACGCGGCCGCCGAGGGTGGTGATCTCGGCCTtgagcgcgcgcaggcggagcGCCTTGAGCGCGCGGATGAGGTCCGGCAGGAGGTCGGCGCGGTCGTCGCAGCAGAGCGAGGCGCGCACGACGAGGCGGCCGTCCTCGTCGCTGGACGCGTCGACGGTGAGCTCGTCGGACTCGGTCGGGAGCGGGCACGCCTCCTCCGTGATCTCCGACGTCTGCCGCTTCAGCTCCTTGACGTGCTGGATCACCTCCGCCAGCAGCGACGCCTTGTCCGTCTGCACATGGCACGCGCATGACGACCGATCGGCCAGAGAAAACAGACCAaagccaaagaaaaaaaatcaacaagaAGAAGAACGCGAGGATGAGTAAATCACAAGGAAAACTCGCTAAAAGAACCACGAGAAAATAGCCAGCACTAGTTTAGTTGCCAGAATGATGAGAGGGGAAGGATGCGGCGTACGCATGCAGGCCAAAAGGAGGCCGGCGTCCATGCGTGCCGTGGCGTGCATGCTTCGGATCCGAGCGTGGGACTCACTCGCCCTCCGACTCGCCAAGGACAGATAGCTCGCCATCACTAGAAAATGTTAGTGCAGCGCTTGGGTTGCCGGCCGGCACGGTGGCGCGCGCGCTGTTGGTGGTGCTCGGACGCACGCTTCCACAAGCGATCTGTGTCGCCCTCCTTTTGGTCTCAAGTGGGGCATCAAGCCATCACCACTCCCAATTCTTTATGCTTCTTCTGCCATCACGCCTACATTCGGTCAAACGGCCTACCAGGATGTGGTGCACTAAGAACTAACTACAGTGAGCACGAGGAGGGCTGTTAGTGGCATAGGAGATCGTGGCTGCTGCTAGCTCGGGATGCAGTGCAGTAGGTTTTGCAGAGGATCAGAGAGGCTCGGGTCCTTGGGAGTGTTGCTACGGGCCGGGGACCCGGCCGGGAGTAGGATCTCTCGAGATGGGCAGCCTTTTGCTTATCTTTGCCTCCACTGTTCGTGCCCGGGACTGACACGAGCTCGCGTGTTTGTCTCTCCCCGGCGAGGCCGACACAGTGACTCGAGGTCGCGAGCTTTTTGTTTCCTTCGCGGTCCCTCTTTTCCGCGCCAACTAGgcggctccctccctctccctgtcTCTCCTGGCCCGGCCCTAGCTACACCTGTGCTAGCTCCTGTGCTATCGGAATCGGATGGAGAGCCGGCCATCAGCTGGCGGTGGAGTGTGCAGCAGGGATAGATTCACTCGATCCGTgtcgcgacggcggcgagccggtCGATCGAGCACGTCGATTATTGGTTAGTTACCTTGGTTGTGTTGGGCAGGAGGCTGCGGAGGCGCGCGAGGTGCGCGTTGAtgcgctcgcggcggcggcgttcggccTCGCTGTGGCTCTTGGACGCGGCCAGCGCCTTGGCGTCCATGATCTCCTGCGCGGTCATCCGGCCGAAGTCGCCGAACGGGGACGACGCGAAGGGCGGCGGCATCATCATCCCGGAGCCGCCGTGGTGGCCTATGTAGAGCCCGCCGAGGCCGAGCGGGTCGGACGACGTGGACGCGCCGCCCGAGTGGTGGTGATCGTACGCGAACTGGAGCGCGCGCCGCGCGTAGAAGTCGGCGAGGAACGGGGGCGGCTGCGGGgggagcggcggcagcagcgggaaGAAcggggcctcgccgccgctggcgtggtggtggagctgctgctgtggcggcgcgggcggcggcgtcggccagCCGAGGATCTGGGGCTGCGCCATGGTCGCGCTCAGGCTCCCCACGCTACTGCTCGCCTCGAACACCATGCCCGCAGCGGCTTCCTGACAGCAGCCGGCATCTTGCTCCACCACTCCGCTCGTCGCGCCACCGCAAACCCTTGCTTGATGCTGCTCgagctcctcgtcgtcgtcgtcgacgagCACGC
This window contains:
- the LOC120687540 gene encoding transcription factor bHLH30-like, which encodes MGGHGDRHHQEVGVLVDDDDEELEQHQARVCGGATSGVVEQDAGCCQEAAAGMVFEASSSVGSLSATMAQPQILGWPTPPPAPPQQQLHHHASGGEAPFFPLLPPLPPQPPPFLADFYARRALQFAYDHHHSGGASTSSDPLGLGGLYIGHHGGSGMMMPPPFASSPFGDFGRMTAQEIMDAKALAASKSHSEAERRRRERINAHLARLRSLLPNTTKTDKASLLAEVIQHVKELKRQTSEITEEACPLPTESDELTVDASSDEDGRLVVRASLCCDDRADLLPDLIRALKALRLRALKAEITTLGGRVKNVLFITGDDSAAGCEGTAGDDQHEEAAAPMSPQHTVASIQEALRAVMERTASAAAEEPGAAPSGGAGAAGLKRQRTTSLSAILENRSI